TCGCGAACAACATCAACACTCGAGAGGGCGGGACTCACCTCACCGGGTTCAAGACCGCGCTCACGCGGACGGTCAACGACTACGCGGGTGACAACGGCTTGCTCTCGGATCTCGAGGAGAATCTCACGGGCGAAGACATCCGCGAGGGACTCACCGCGGTCATCTCGATCAAACACCCGGACCCGCAATTCGAGGGCCAGACGAAAACGAAACTCGGCAACTCGGAGGTCCGCGGAATCGTCGAAAGCGCGATGCACGAGGGGCTTGGCACTTACTTCGAGGAACATCCCGACACGGCACAGGCCATCGTGATGAAGGCCGTCGAGGCCGCGAAGGCGCGGAAAGCAGCCCGAAAGGCCGAAGAGTTGACGCGACGCAAGTCGGCGCTCGACTCGACCTCGCTGCCCGGAAAGCTGGCGGACTGCCAGACCAAGGATCCCGACGAGGCCGAACTGTTCATCGCGGAGGGTGACTCCGCGGGCGGCAGCGCAAAACAGGCCCGGAATCCGGATTATCAGGCTATCCTCCCCATCAAGGGGAAAATTCTGAACGTCGAGAAACACCGACTCGATCGGATCCTCGAGAACGACGAGATCCGGAACATGATCACCGCGATCGGCGCGGGGATCGGTGACGAGTTCGACATCGATGATGTCCGCTACAAGAAGATCATCATGGCGACCGACGCCGACGTCGACGGCGCGCACATCCGGACGCTCATGCTGACGTTCTTCTACCGGCACATGCGCCCGCTGCTCGAGGGTGGCTACGTCTACGCGACTCAGCCGCCGCTGTATCGGGTTCGCTACCGCGGCGAAACGTACGACGCGATGACCGAGGCCGAGCGGGACGAGATCGTCGAGGAGAAGTGCGACGGCAATCCGACCCAGGTCCAGCGATTCAAGGGACTGGGCGAAATGAACCCCGAACAGCTCTGGGAGACGACGATGAACCCCGAGAACCGTATTCTCAAGCAGATCACGATCGAGGACGCGGCCGCGGCGGACAAGATGTTCTCCGTGCTGATGGGCGACGCCGTCGAACCGCGCAAGCAATTTATCAAAGATCACGCTCCCGAAGCCGAGTGGATCGATATTTAGACGAGGTGACGTAACTACATGAGTTCAGACGTACCCGATCCGACTGACGTAGAGGCACGGGCGGTCGAAAACGTCCGCATCGAAGACGAGATGGAGCAGAGCTACATCGACTACGCGATGTCCGTCATCGCGGGCCGAGCCCTCCCGGACGTCCGGGACGGCCTGAAGCCGGTTCATCGGCGCATCCTGTATGCGATGCACGAGATGGGCGTCTCGTCGGGCAGCAGCCACCGCAAGTCCTCCTCGATCGTCGGGGAGACGATGGGTGATTACCACCCCCACGGTGACAGCGCGATCTACGACACCCTGGTCCGACTGGCCCAGGACTTCTCGATGCGCTATCCCCTCGTAGACGGGCAGGGGAACTTCGGCTCGATGGACGGCGATCCCGCCGCAGCGCCTCGATACACTGAGGCGCGGATGGCCCCCGTCGCCGAAGAGTTGCTCGAGGACATCGACAAGGACACGGTCGACTTCTCGGCGAACTACGACGACCGCCTGCAGGAACCCGACGTGTTGCCGGCTGCCTTCCCGAACCTGCTGGTCAACGGCTCCTCGGGGATCGCGGTCGGGATGTCGACGAACATCCCGCCGCACAATCTTGGCGAGGTGATCGACGCGACGATCGAGTTGATCGACAACCCCGACGCGACGGTGGAGGACCTGATGGAGCACGTCAAGGGTCCCGACTTCCCGACCGGCGCGAACATCGTCGGACGGGACGCCATCTACTCGGCGTACAAGACCGGCCGCGGACGCGTTCGGGTCCGCGCCGAGTTTGAGGTCGAGGAGTGGAAAAAAGACCGCGAACGGATCGTCATCACCGAACTTCCCTATCAGGCGAACAAGGCCCGAATGGTCGAGCGCATCGCCGAGGACGTCAACGAGGGCCTGATCGAGGGGGTCTCGGACCTGCGCGACGAGTCCGACCGCGACGGCGTCCGCGTCGTCGTCGAGTGTAAACGCGGCGCGAACGTCGAGGTCGTCAAAAACCGACTGCTCGAGAACCATCTCGAGAAAACGTTCGGCGTCATCAACCTCGCGCTGGTCGACGGCCAGCCCCAGGTGCTCTCGCTTCGAGAGACGCTCGAGGAGTACGTCGCCCACCGACGCGAGGTCGTCCGCCGCCGTAGCGAGTACGATCTCGAGGAAGCCGAAGACCGCGCCCACATCTTAGAAGGCCGGCTGACGGCCGTCGAGAACGCCGACGACGTGGTCGAACTGATCCGCAACAGCGAGGACCGCTCCGCTGCAAGAGAGGCCTTACAGGAGGCGTACGACTTCTCGGAGGCCCAGTCCGAGCATATCGTCCGGATGCAACTCGGCAGCCTCACTTCGATGGAGACCGCCGAGATCGAAGACGAGTACGAGGAGGTCCAGGCCGAAATCGAACGCCTGACGAGTATCCTCGAGAGCGAGCAGGAACTGCTCGGCGTCATCAAGGACGAACTCCGCGAGATCAAAGACGAGTATGCCGATGACCGTCGTACCTCGATCGTCGAGGACCAGGGGACGGTCACCCACGAGGACCTCATCCCGGAGGAGGAGGTCTTCGTCGTCATGACCGAAGACGACTACGTCAAGCGGATGCCAATCGAGAACTTCGATCCCCAGGGCCGGGGCGGCAAGGGGATCATCGGCGCGGACGTCAAGGACGACGACCGCGTCACGACGGTGTTCCGGGCGAACACCCACGACTACCTGCTCTGTTTCACCAATCAGGGCAAAGTCTACCAGCTCAAGACCTACGAGATCCCCGAGATGGGCCGCACCGCTCGAGGGAAATCGGCGGTCAACATCCTCGATCTCGACCCCGGCGAAGATATCACGGCGATCGTCGACACCGACGCCTTCGGCGAGGACGAGTACGTAACCATGGCGACCCGCCACGGGTACGTCAAGCGAACCACCGGCGACGACTTCGAGAACATCCGGACGACCGGGATTATCGCGGCCGACTTAGAGGAGGGCGACGAACTGGTCGACGTCGAAGTCACCGACGGCTCGCAGGATCTGGTCATCGCGACGGAAGGCGGGATGACGATCCGGTTCGACGAGAGCGAAGTCCGCTCGATGGGACGAAACGCCCGCGGGGTCAATGGGATCAAACTGCAAGAGGACGACGCGGTCGCCGGACTGGTCGCGAC
Above is a window of Natronorubrum tibetense GA33 DNA encoding:
- the gyrB gene encoding DNA topoisomerase (ATP-hydrolyzing) subunit B — protein: MSQESEYGAGQIQVLEGLEAVRKRPAMYIGSTDSRGLHHLVYEVVDNSIDEALAGHCDDITVTIHEDNSVSVADDGRGIPVDTHDEYDRPALEVILTVLHAGGKFDNKSYQVSGGLHGVGVSVVNALSERLEAEVRRDGAVFRHAFETGEPVGDMERVRDMEPDEETGTQVRFWADTDIFEADEFSFSTLSNRLRELAFLNSGVRITLRDEREQTDDGEFVADTYEYDGGIREFVEYLNETRSAMHDDIIYFEDEEQNIQIEVAMQATEELQGSIHAFANNINTREGGTHLTGFKTALTRTVNDYAGDNGLLSDLEENLTGEDIREGLTAVISIKHPDPQFEGQTKTKLGNSEVRGIVESAMHEGLGTYFEEHPDTAQAIVMKAVEAAKARKAARKAEELTRRKSALDSTSLPGKLADCQTKDPDEAELFIAEGDSAGGSAKQARNPDYQAILPIKGKILNVEKHRLDRILENDEIRNMITAIGAGIGDEFDIDDVRYKKIIMATDADVDGAHIRTLMLTFFYRHMRPLLEGGYVYATQPPLYRVRYRGETYDAMTEAERDEIVEEKCDGNPTQVQRFKGLGEMNPEQLWETTMNPENRILKQITIEDAAAADKMFSVLMGDAVEPRKQFIKDHAPEAEWIDI
- the gyrA gene encoding DNA gyrase subunit A, whose protein sequence is MSSDVPDPTDVEARAVENVRIEDEMEQSYIDYAMSVIAGRALPDVRDGLKPVHRRILYAMHEMGVSSGSSHRKSSSIVGETMGDYHPHGDSAIYDTLVRLAQDFSMRYPLVDGQGNFGSMDGDPAAAPRYTEARMAPVAEELLEDIDKDTVDFSANYDDRLQEPDVLPAAFPNLLVNGSSGIAVGMSTNIPPHNLGEVIDATIELIDNPDATVEDLMEHVKGPDFPTGANIVGRDAIYSAYKTGRGRVRVRAEFEVEEWKKDRERIVITELPYQANKARMVERIAEDVNEGLIEGVSDLRDESDRDGVRVVVECKRGANVEVVKNRLLENHLEKTFGVINLALVDGQPQVLSLRETLEEYVAHRREVVRRRSEYDLEEAEDRAHILEGRLTAVENADDVVELIRNSEDRSAAREALQEAYDFSEAQSEHIVRMQLGSLTSMETAEIEDEYEEVQAEIERLTSILESEQELLGVIKDELREIKDEYADDRRTSIVEDQGTVTHEDLIPEEEVFVVMTEDDYVKRMPIENFDPQGRGGKGIIGADVKDDDRVTTVFRANTHDYLLCFTNQGKVYQLKTYEIPEMGRTARGKSAVNILDLDPGEDITAIVDTDAFGEDEYVTMATRHGYVKRTTGDDFENIRTTGIIAADLEEGDELVDVEVTDGSQDLVIATEGGMTIRFDESEVRSMGRNARGVNGIKLQEDDAVAGLVATDEEDGQALLTVTRNGYGKRTRLSEYRTQSRYGKGLIDIKTGERNGPVTAVKAVDDDDQLVMMSERGQIVRTRVDEISEVGRNTMGVIVMAVEDGDAVASVDDIPAAAAADAEADDGDEANDEVEADGEVEADGDEN